From Pseudomonas asiatica, the proteins below share one genomic window:
- a CDS encoding LysE family transporter: protein MSMEVWLGFFAACWVISLSPGAGAIASMSSGLQYGFWRGYWNALGLQLGLILQIAIIAAGVGAVLAASATAFQIIKWFGVAYLVYLAYKQWRALPLDMSDESAVRPIGKPLSLVFRGFLVNVSNPKALVFMLAVLPQFINPHEPLLPQYVAITVTMVAVDMLVMAGYTGLAARVLRLLRTPKQQKRLNRTFAGLFIGAATFLATLRRAPV from the coding sequence ATGTCGATGGAAGTGTGGTTGGGCTTCTTTGCCGCCTGTTGGGTGATCAGCCTTTCACCCGGCGCCGGGGCGATTGCCTCGATGTCCAGTGGCCTGCAATACGGTTTCTGGCGTGGTTACTGGAACGCCCTGGGCCTGCAACTGGGCCTGATCCTGCAGATCGCCATCATCGCCGCCGGCGTCGGTGCTGTTCTGGCTGCCTCGGCCACGGCGTTCCAGATAATCAAATGGTTCGGTGTCGCCTACCTTGTCTACCTGGCCTACAAACAGTGGCGTGCGCTGCCCTTGGACATGAGCGATGAATCCGCCGTGCGTCCGATCGGCAAACCGCTGAGCCTGGTGTTCCGTGGTTTCCTGGTCAACGTCAGCAACCCCAAGGCGCTGGTGTTCATGCTGGCGGTGCTGCCGCAGTTCATCAATCCGCATGAACCGCTGTTGCCCCAGTATGTGGCGATCACCGTGACCATGGTCGCCGTGGATATGCTGGTGATGGCGGGGTATACCGGGTTGGCTGCGCGGGTGTTGCGCTTGCTGCGTACGCCCAAACAGCAGAAGCGTTTGAACCGGACTTTCGCCGGGTTGTTCATTGGCGCGGCCACCTTCCTGGCGACTCTGCGTCGCGCGCCAGTCTGA
- a CDS encoding NfeD family protein produces MIARCWRWLLLVLLLGITPGGQAAPGAVWVLGVDDAIGPASADYLVRSLDQAKAQGAQLVVIRMDTPGGLDSAMRQMIKAILASPVPVATFVAPSGARAASAGTYILYASHVAAMAPGTNLGAATPVQVGAPPGTPKDDKAKGSDDDTLARKQVNDAAAYIRGLAQLRGRNADWAEKAVREAVSLSASEALRLDVIDLMADDLRDLLHKLDGKTLTVAGQPLQLQTAGANLVEHLPDWRTRVLAVITNPSVALILIMIGVYGLLFEFMNPGSTVGGVVGGICLLLALYALQLLPVSFAGVALILLGIAFMIAEAFLPSFGVVGFGGIVAFVVGALILIDTDAPGFGIPLALIGILAVLSALLIGGVLGMALKARRRALVSGDAGLVGSLVTVTQVMAGNPFCGFVLAQGEQWQAQCATPLQAGQNVRVTARHGVMLEVSAAAPAAQGE; encoded by the coding sequence GTGATCGCCCGCTGCTGGCGCTGGCTGTTGCTGGTGTTGCTGCTTGGCATTACGCCAGGCGGTCAGGCAGCGCCTGGTGCAGTCTGGGTGCTGGGTGTCGATGACGCCATCGGCCCTGCCAGCGCAGACTACCTGGTGCGCAGCCTCGACCAGGCCAAGGCACAGGGTGCACAACTGGTGGTTATCCGCATGGACACCCCGGGCGGGCTGGACAGCGCCATGCGCCAGATGATCAAGGCGATTCTCGCCAGCCCAGTGCCGGTCGCAACCTTCGTCGCCCCCAGCGGAGCCCGCGCCGCCAGCGCCGGCACTTATATCCTCTATGCCAGCCATGTCGCGGCCATGGCGCCCGGTACCAACCTGGGGGCCGCAACCCCCGTGCAGGTCGGTGCTCCGCCAGGCACGCCCAAGGATGACAAGGCCAAAGGCAGCGATGACGATACCCTCGCGCGCAAGCAGGTCAACGATGCGGCGGCCTACATCCGTGGCCTGGCGCAGCTGCGCGGGCGCAATGCCGACTGGGCGGAGAAGGCCGTGCGCGAGGCGGTCAGCCTGTCCGCCAGCGAGGCCTTGAGGCTTGACGTTATCGACCTGATGGCCGATGACCTGCGTGACCTGCTGCACAAGCTCGATGGCAAAACGCTCACTGTCGCTGGCCAGCCCCTGCAACTGCAGACCGCCGGCGCCAACCTGGTCGAGCACCTGCCGGACTGGCGCACACGGGTGTTGGCGGTCATCACCAACCCCAGCGTGGCGCTGATTCTGATCATGATCGGTGTGTACGGCCTGCTGTTCGAATTCATGAACCCCGGCTCGACGGTCGGCGGCGTGGTAGGCGGTATATGCCTGCTGCTGGCGCTATATGCCCTGCAGCTGTTGCCGGTGAGCTTCGCCGGGGTGGCGCTGATATTGCTCGGCATCGCCTTCATGATCGCCGAAGCCTTCCTGCCCAGTTTCGGCGTGGTCGGCTTTGGCGGCATTGTCGCCTTCGTGGTCGGCGCGCTGATCCTGATCGACACCGATGCCCCTGGCTTCGGTATCCCGCTGGCCCTGATCGGCATCCTGGCGGTGCTCTCGGCGCTGCTGATCGGCGGTGTGCTGGGCATGGCGCTCAAGGCCCGCCGACGGGCGCTGGTCAGCGGTGACGCCGGCCTGGTCGGCAGCCTGGTCACCGTCACACAGGTGATGGCGGGCAACCCGTTCTGTGGCTTTGTGCTGGCCCAGGGCGAGCAATGGCAAGCGCAGTGTGCAACGCCACTGCAAGCGGGCCAGAACGTGCGGGTGACCGCGCGCCATGGCGTCATGCTGGAAGTGAGCGCCGCCGCGCCCGCGGCGCAAGGAGAATGA
- a CDS encoding slipin family protein, with protein sequence MFMQLGFGAVLIVLAMLLLSAFRILREYERGVVFQLGRFWQVKGPGLILLIPVIQQMVRVDLRTVVLDVPPQDVITRDNVSVKVNAVLYFRVLDPQKAIIQVEDFLVATSQLAQTTLRAVLGKHELDELLAEREQLNSDIRQVLDAQTDAWGIKVANVEIKHVDLNESMVRAIARQAEAERERRAKVIHAEGELQASEKLMQAAQMLSKEPGAMQLRYMQTLGTIAGDKSSTIVFPLPVDLLKGLVDKQK encoded by the coding sequence ATGTTCATGCAATTGGGCTTCGGCGCGGTGCTGATCGTGCTGGCGATGCTGTTGCTGTCGGCGTTCCGCATCCTGCGCGAATACGAGCGCGGCGTGGTGTTCCAACTGGGGCGCTTCTGGCAGGTGAAGGGGCCGGGGCTGATCCTGCTGATCCCGGTAATCCAGCAAATGGTGCGGGTGGACCTGCGCACCGTGGTGCTGGATGTACCACCTCAGGATGTGATCACCCGCGACAACGTCTCGGTCAAGGTCAACGCCGTGCTCTACTTCCGAGTGCTCGACCCGCAGAAGGCGATCATCCAGGTCGAGGATTTCCTCGTGGCGACCAGCCAGCTGGCCCAGACCACGCTGCGCGCGGTGCTCGGCAAGCACGAACTGGATGAACTGTTGGCCGAACGCGAGCAACTGAACTCGGACATTCGTCAGGTGCTTGATGCACAGACCGATGCCTGGGGTATCAAGGTGGCCAACGTCGAGATCAAGCACGTCGATCTCAACGAATCGATGGTGCGCGCCATTGCCCGCCAGGCCGAGGCCGAGCGTGAACGTCGGGCCAAGGTGATCCATGCCGAAGGTGAGTTGCAGGCGTCGGAGAAGTTGATGCAGGCGGCGCAGATGCTGAGCAAGGAGCCAGGGGCGATGCAGTTGCGCTACATGCAGACGCTGGGGACGATTGCCGGGGACAAGAGCTCGACCATCGTCTTTCCGCTGCCGGTGGATTTGCTCAAGGGGTTGGTGGACAAGCAGAAATAG
- a CDS encoding mechanosensitive ion channel family protein: protein MEELRSLLPGQWMDTFWLGLQILLILVVAFVLQRIVARGLSRLSQRYPLPPELLVPVRGGLRWLIMGSALLFVLERLGVSATVLWTALSGFVAVAAVAFFAMWSVLSNLLCAVLIFTVGPFRIGDVVELVDTLDKPGVKGRVIAINLLFTTLMEMPEAGGALVQVPNSQFFQKSVRRWRGAEVQSMHKESSAEVD, encoded by the coding sequence ATGGAGGAACTGCGTTCGCTGCTGCCAGGGCAATGGATGGACACCTTCTGGCTGGGCTTGCAGATACTGTTGATCCTGGTAGTGGCCTTCGTCCTGCAGCGCATCGTTGCACGCGGGCTGAGCCGCCTGAGCCAGCGTTACCCGTTGCCGCCGGAGCTGCTGGTGCCGGTGCGTGGTGGCCTGCGCTGGCTGATCATGGGCAGCGCGTTGCTGTTCGTGCTGGAGCGCCTGGGTGTATCGGCGACGGTACTGTGGACAGCACTGTCCGGCTTCGTCGCGGTGGCAGCAGTGGCTTTCTTCGCCATGTGGAGCGTGCTGTCCAACCTGCTGTGCGCGGTGCTGATCTTCACCGTCGGGCCGTTTCGTATTGGTGATGTGGTCGAACTGGTCGACACCCTCGACAAGCCGGGCGTCAAGGGCCGGGTGATTGCCATCAACCTGCTGTTCACCACGCTGATGGAAATGCCCGAGGCGGGCGGGGCGCTGGTGCAGGTGCCCAATAGCCAGTTCTTCCAGAAGTCAGTACGGCGCTGGCGCGGGGCTGAGGTGCAGTCCATGCACAAAGAGTCGTCCGCCGAGGTGGATTGA
- a CDS encoding CBS domain-containing protein — protein MKTVEQILKTKSQHQTVYTIGPDDSVLDALKMLAEKNVGALPVVEANQVVGIVSERDYARKLVLKGRSSAATPVREIMSAPVVTVEPKQKLDYCMNLMTDRHLRHLPVVDNGQLLGLLSIGDLVKETIAEQASLILQLEQYIRGE, from the coding sequence ATGAAGACCGTCGAACAAATCCTCAAGACCAAGTCCCAGCATCAGACCGTGTACACCATCGGCCCGGATGACTCGGTACTCGACGCACTGAAAATGCTGGCGGAAAAAAACGTCGGTGCGCTCCCGGTGGTCGAGGCCAACCAGGTGGTGGGTATCGTCAGTGAACGGGACTATGCGCGCAAACTGGTGCTCAAGGGCCGCTCGTCCGCCGCCACCCCTGTGCGCGAGATCATGAGTGCGCCGGTGGTCACCGTGGAACCGAAGCAGAAGCTCGACTACTGCATGAACCTGATGACCGACCGCCACCTGCGCCACCTGCCGGTGGTCGACAATGGCCAGCTGCTCGGCCTGCTGTCGATCGGCGACCTGGTCAAGGAAACCATCGCCGAACAGGCCAGCCTGATCCTGCAACTGGAGCAATACATCCGCGGTGAATGA
- a CDS encoding DUF5384 family protein encodes MKHIVLGTALALSAATAMAGQFDQLYQIEQQTKQSEAALETERLRQAAAAEQRAEAREAAARQQRAAAQRASAQRAAEKQQAQAAERKRVQTREEAYEDDLRALELEERRLALQAKKAKVARANDYIDAELRDSAARTDVIQSNADSARNVTSGAKSLLEDAGKAEVKRAGSLFGE; translated from the coding sequence ATGAAGCACATTGTTCTGGGCACCGCCCTCGCACTGTCTGCCGCCACTGCCATGGCAGGCCAGTTCGATCAGCTCTACCAGATCGAACAGCAGACCAAGCAATCCGAAGCCGCCCTGGAAACCGAACGCCTGCGCCAGGCCGCCGCCGCCGAGCAGCGCGCCGAAGCTCGCGAAGCTGCTGCCCGCCAGCAGCGCGCAGCGGCCCAACGTGCCTCCGCGCAGCGTGCCGCCGAGAAACAGCAGGCGCAAGCAGCCGAGCGCAAGCGCGTGCAGACCCGCGAAGAAGCCTACGAGGACGACCTGCGTGCGCTGGAGCTGGAAGAGCGTCGCCTGGCCCTGCAAGCGAAAAAGGCAAAGGTCGCCCGCGCCAACGACTACATCGATGCCGAACTGCGCGACAGCGCTGCACGCACCGACGTGATCCAGTCCAATGCAGACTCCGCACGCAACGTCACCTCGGGCGCCAAGTCGCTGCTCGAGGACGCCGGCAAGGCGGAAGTGAAACGCGCCGGCAGCCTGTTCGGCGAGTAA
- a CDS encoding 4Fe-4S dicluster domain-containing protein, with product MAYQPQEIFFRSSAPVTIDEDKCIAEKGCTVCVEVCPMDLLAINPATQKAYMAFDECWYCMPCEKDCPTGAVKVDIPYLLR from the coding sequence ATGGCCTACCAGCCGCAAGAAATCTTCTTCCGCAGCAGCGCCCCCGTCACCATCGACGAAGACAAGTGCATCGCCGAAAAAGGCTGCACCGTCTGCGTGGAGGTTTGCCCCATGGACCTGCTGGCGATCAACCCGGCCACGCAGAAGGCCTACATGGCCTTCGACGAATGCTGGTACTGCATGCCCTGCGAAAAGGACTGCCCCACGGGTGCGGTGAAGGTCGACATCCCATACCTGCTGCGCTGA
- a CDS encoding aminoacyl-tRNA deacylase, with protein MRMAKTLQDRLDKANCDYDIIPHPHSATSLESARTAGVPAERVAKSVMLDDRHGNYIMAVLPANRHLDMTKVRMSGAWQLTRESGLPSLFGDCERGAVPALGDAYQIKMLVDPSLTRQGDVYLEAGDHDHLIHMSMEQYMKLVPHAEVRELC; from the coding sequence ATGCGTATGGCAAAGACCCTGCAGGATCGCCTGGACAAGGCCAACTGCGATTACGACATCATTCCCCATCCACATTCGGCCACCAGCCTGGAGTCGGCCCGTACGGCCGGCGTGCCCGCCGAGCGGGTCGCCAAGTCGGTGATGCTCGATGACCGTCATGGCAACTACATCATGGCCGTGCTACCGGCCAACCGGCATCTGGACATGACCAAGGTGCGCATGTCCGGGGCCTGGCAACTGACCCGTGAAAGCGGCCTGCCGAGCCTGTTCGGCGACTGCGAGCGCGGTGCCGTACCGGCCCTTGGCGATGCCTACCAGATAAAAATGCTGGTCGACCCGAGCTTGACCCGCCAGGGCGATGTCTACCTGGAAGCGGGTGACCACGATCACCTGATCCACATGAGCATGGAGCAGTACATGAAACTGGTGCCGCACGCCGAAGTGCGCGAGCTGTGCTGA
- a CDS encoding DUF2789 domain-containing protein → MEAPIHPFAELFKQLGLPDDAVSIDQFIASHSPLKNDIKLVDAPFWTASQREFLNDSINEDADWAEPFDQLNEALRRPRK, encoded by the coding sequence ATGGAAGCGCCGATTCATCCCTTTGCCGAGCTGTTCAAACAACTGGGCCTGCCTGACGATGCGGTGAGCATCGATCAGTTCATCGCCAGCCACTCGCCACTGAAGAACGACATCAAGTTGGTGGATGCGCCGTTCTGGACCGCTTCCCAGCGCGAGTTTCTCAACGACAGCATCAATGAGGATGCCGACTGGGCGGAGCCATTCGATCAACTCAACGAAGCGTTGCGCCGCCCTCGAAAATAA
- a CDS encoding fumarate reductase/succinate dehydrogenase flavoprotein subunit produces the protein MSIQTQDYDIIVIGGGTAGPMAAIKAKEQDKNLRVLLLDKANVKRSGAISMGMDGLNNAIIPGHATPEQYTKEITVANDGIVNQATVHAYATHSFETIEQLDRWGVKFEKDETGDYAVKKVHHMGAYVLPMPEGHDIKKVLYRQLKRARVEISNRMVCTRVLLDGEGAAAGVLGFDCRSGEFRVVRAKAVILACGAAGRLGLPSSGYLMGTYENPTNAGDGYAMAYHAGAELANLECFQINPLIKDYNGPACAYVTGPLGGYTANSKGERFIECDYWSGQMMWEFHQELEGGNGPVFLKLDHLAEETIQNIEEILHSNERPSRGQFHAGRGTDYRQHMVEMHISEIGFCSGHSASGVWVNEKAETSVKGLYAAGDMAAVPHNYMLGAFTYGWFAGVNAAHYVTGRELAEVDAEQVERERARVFAPLQRQHGLPPAQVEYKLRRMVNDYLQPPKVTKKMEIGLERFAEIERDLDQMKASNPHELMRAMEVSVIRDCAEMAARASLFREESRWGLYHHRVDFPERNDGEWFCHCHLKKGENGEMTSFRKAVEPYLIALDAQEQTAYDQLRVKADAA, from the coding sequence ATGAGCATCCAGACCCAGGACTACGACATCATCGTCATCGGTGGCGGTACCGCCGGGCCGATGGCGGCGATCAAGGCCAAGGAGCAGGACAAAAACCTGCGCGTGCTGCTGCTGGACAAAGCCAACGTCAAGCGCAGCGGAGCCATCAGCATGGGCATGGATGGCCTGAACAACGCGATCATCCCAGGCCATGCCACCCCCGAGCAGTACACCAAGGAAATCACCGTGGCCAATGACGGCATCGTCAACCAGGCCACGGTGCATGCCTACGCTACCCACAGCTTTGAAACCATCGAGCAACTCGACCGCTGGGGGGTGAAGTTCGAGAAGGACGAGACCGGCGACTACGCGGTGAAAAAGGTTCACCACATGGGCGCCTACGTGCTGCCCATGCCCGAAGGCCACGACATCAAGAAGGTGCTGTACCGTCAGCTCAAGCGTGCCCGGGTCGAAATCAGCAACCGTATGGTCTGCACCCGTGTGCTGCTCGATGGTGAAGGCGCGGCCGCTGGCGTGCTGGGTTTCGATTGCCGTAGCGGCGAGTTTCGCGTGGTGCGGGCCAAGGCGGTGATCCTTGCCTGCGGCGCGGCCGGGCGCCTGGGCCTGCCGTCGTCGGGTTATCTGATGGGCACCTACGAGAACCCGACCAACGCCGGTGATGGCTACGCCATGGCCTACCATGCAGGTGCCGAACTGGCCAACCTCGAGTGCTTCCAGATCAACCCGCTGATCAAGGACTACAACGGCCCGGCCTGTGCCTACGTCACCGGCCCACTGGGTGGATATACCGCCAACAGCAAGGGTGAGCGCTTTATCGAGTGCGACTACTGGAGCGGCCAGATGATGTGGGAGTTCCATCAGGAACTCGAGGGCGGCAATGGCCCGGTGTTCCTCAAGCTCGATCACTTGGCCGAGGAAACCATCCAGAACATCGAAGAGATCTTGCACAGCAACGAGCGCCCCAGTCGTGGCCAGTTCCACGCCGGGCGTGGCACCGATTATCGCCAGCACATGGTCGAGATGCATATCTCGGAGATCGGTTTCTGCTCGGGGCATTCGGCGTCGGGGGTGTGGGTCAATGAAAAGGCCGAGACCAGCGTCAAAGGGCTGTATGCCGCGGGCGATATGGCAGCGGTGCCGCACAACTACATGCTCGGGGCCTTCACCTATGGCTGGTTTGCCGGTGTGAACGCTGCGCATTACGTGACCGGGCGCGAACTCGCCGAGGTCGATGCCGAACAGGTCGAGCGCGAGCGCGCGCGGGTGTTTGCCCCGCTGCAGCGTCAGCATGGCCTGCCGCCGGCGCAGGTCGAGTACAAGCTCAGACGCATGGTCAACGATTACCTGCAGCCGCCGAAGGTGACCAAAAAGATGGAAATCGGCCTGGAGCGCTTTGCAGAGATCGAACGTGACCTCGACCAGATGAAGGCCAGCAACCCTCATGAACTGATGCGTGCGATGGAAGTTTCGGTGATTCGCGATTGCGCCGAGATGGCGGCGCGGGCCTCGCTGTTCCGCGAGGAAAGCCGCTGGGGGCTGTACCACCACCGGGTGGACTTCCCTGAGCGCAATGATGGCGAGTGGTTCTGCCATTGCCATCTGAAAAAGGGCGAGAACGGTGAAATGACCAGTTTCAGGAAAGCGGTCGAGCCTTACCTGATTGCGTTGGACGCACAAGAGCAGACCGCCTACGACCAGCTGCGGGTAAAGGCCGATGCAGCCTAG
- a CDS encoding dipeptidase, whose translation MHLKKLTATTLLLASIGLFTQPAQANLTQQQSAAIVKAFDGSDPSDFKQFLGKLKGSDLAKADNLAATLDAYLAGKPLAAEQQNEINRLLGLYTRIKYGKAASETLRELVAIPTFNVEGTPQHENPEFLRIAEKIKALADSFGLAFRNIDNRVYEISLGSGKEVVGIHAHADVVPVNPDNWKLADGTRLDPFKVTLVGDRMYGRGTEDDKNGIVVAMYALKVAKDENLPLARQFKLLIDTTEETSGDAIPYYFERNPTPDYNLALDGGYPVVIAEKGYGTIMASFSKRQASGKGAEIVNLTGGLATNQIPTTSVATLVTDNPAKLASQLEKAGADYVKRNGGDFSIAAKADGKQVLLTVTGVSAHSSEPESGVNPVARMLGFINGLGKDVPLKHNHFTDAARYAADNWGLDYLGNKLGVAFKDSFMGPLTASLTFVGVDEKGLKLAVNLRIPKGKPIAKIKDELADKLGKWTRQSHTSVAFDYSLDEPMYRNPEGEWVKALLDVATENLGMKHEFGTSAGATSVHDLPNGVQFGLAMPDVKYTGHNDNEFKTVEQFMLDLQVVSEMVARIGQMPKL comes from the coding sequence ATGCACCTGAAAAAACTTACCGCCACCACCCTGCTGCTGGCCAGCATCGGCCTGTTCACCCAACCGGCACAGGCCAACCTTACCCAGCAGCAGTCCGCGGCCATCGTCAAAGCCTTCGACGGCAGCGACCCAAGCGACTTCAAGCAGTTCCTCGGCAAGCTCAAAGGCAGCGACCTGGCCAAGGCCGACAACCTCGCGGCAACCCTGGATGCCTACCTGGCCGGCAAGCCATTGGCCGCCGAGCAGCAGAACGAGATCAACCGCCTGCTCGGCCTGTATACCCGCATCAAGTACGGCAAGGCTGCCAGCGAAACCCTGCGTGAACTGGTGGCCATCCCCACCTTCAATGTCGAAGGCACGCCGCAGCACGAGAACCCCGAGTTCCTCAGGATCGCCGAAAAGATCAAGGCCCTGGCCGACAGCTTCGGCCTGGCTTTCCGCAATATCGACAACCGGGTGTACGAGATTTCGCTGGGCAGCGGTAAGGAAGTGGTCGGCATCCATGCCCACGCCGACGTGGTGCCGGTCAACCCGGACAACTGGAAGCTGGCCGATGGCACGCGCCTGGACCCGTTCAAGGTCACCCTGGTCGGTGACCGCATGTACGGCCGCGGCACCGAAGACGACAAGAACGGCATTGTCGTGGCGATGTACGCGCTGAAAGTGGCCAAGGACGAAAACCTGCCGCTGGCCCGCCAGTTCAAGCTGCTGATCGACACCACTGAAGAAACCAGCGGTGATGCCATCCCCTACTACTTCGAGCGCAACCCCACGCCCGACTACAACCTGGCCCTCGATGGCGGCTACCCGGTGGTCATCGCCGAGAAAGGCTACGGCACGATCATGGCCAGCTTCAGCAAGCGCCAGGCCAGTGGCAAGGGTGCCGAGATCGTCAACCTGACCGGCGGCCTGGCCACCAACCAGATCCCGACAACCTCGGTCGCGACCCTGGTCACCGACAACCCGGCGAAGCTGGCCAGCCAGCTGGAAAAAGCCGGCGCCGATTACGTGAAGCGCAATGGCGGCGACTTCAGCATCGCTGCCAAGGCCGATGGCAAGCAGGTGTTGCTCACCGTGACCGGCGTTTCCGCCCACTCTTCGGAGCCGGAGTCCGGGGTCAACCCGGTGGCGCGCATGCTTGGTTTCATCAACGGCCTGGGCAAGGATGTGCCGCTCAAGCACAACCACTTCACCGATGCCGCCCGCTATGCCGCCGACAACTGGGGCCTGGACTACCTGGGCAACAAGCTCGGCGTGGCCTTCAAGGATTCGTTCATGGGCCCGCTGACCGCCTCGCTGACCTTTGTCGGGGTGGATGAAAAAGGCCTGAAACTGGCGGTGAACCTGCGCATTCCGAAGGGCAAGCCCATTGCCAAGATCAAGGACGAACTGGCTGACAAGCTGGGCAAATGGACCCGGCAGAGCCATACCTCGGTGGCCTTCGACTACAGCCTGGACGAGCCGATGTACCGCAACCCCGAAGGCGAATGGGTCAAGGCCTTGCTGGACGTTGCCACCGAGAACCTGGGCATGAAGCACGAGTTCGGCACCTCGGCGGGTGCTACCTCGGTACACGACCTGCCTAACGGCGTGCAGTTCGGCCTGGCCATGCCGGATGTGAAGTACACCGGGCACAACGACAACGAGTTCAAGACCGTGGAGCAGTTCATGCTGGACTTGCAGGTGGTGAGCGAGATGGTGGCGCGGATCGGGCAGATGCCGAAGCTCTGA
- a CDS encoding GntR family transcriptional regulator, translating into MAELLPLSPVPLYTQLKELLRERILDGTYPSHSRMPSESELGKAFDVSRITVRQALGDLQKEGLIFKIHGKGTFVAKPKAFQNVSTLQGLGESMTQMGYEVINRLRSFRHVPANALVAARLQVEEGSLVTEIRRVRLINREPVSLELTWLPKAVGEKLEKADLVTRDIFLLLENDCGIALGHADLAIDAVLADSDLTQALDVEEGSPIMRIERLTHAADGTPLDFEHLYYRGDAFQYRLRIDRQKGSKA; encoded by the coding sequence ATGGCCGAACTGCTCCCCCTGTCCCCGGTACCGCTTTACACCCAGCTCAAGGAATTGCTGCGCGAGCGCATCCTCGACGGCACTTATCCATCGCATAGCCGCATGCCCTCGGAAAGCGAACTGGGCAAGGCTTTCGACGTCAGCCGCATCACCGTGCGCCAGGCGCTGGGCGACCTGCAGAAGGAAGGGCTGATTTTCAAGATCCACGGCAAGGGCACCTTCGTCGCCAAGCCCAAGGCTTTCCAGAACGTCAGTACCCTGCAGGGGTTGGGCGAGTCGATGACGCAAATGGGTTACGAGGTGATCAACCGCCTGCGCAGTTTCCGCCATGTGCCAGCCAATGCATTGGTGGCCGCGCGGCTGCAGGTCGAGGAGGGCAGCCTGGTCACCGAGATCCGCCGAGTACGGCTGATCAACCGCGAGCCGGTGTCGCTGGAGCTGACCTGGTTGCCCAAGGCCGTCGGCGAAAAACTGGAAAAGGCCGACCTTGTCACCCGCGACATTTTCCTGCTCCTGGAAAACGACTGCGGCATTGCCCTTGGCCACGCCGACCTGGCCATCGATGCCGTGCTGGCCGACAGCGACCTGACCCAGGCCCTGGATGTTGAAGAAGGCTCGCCGATCATGCGCATCGAGCGCCTGACCCATGCCGCCGATGGTACGCCACTGGACTTCGAACACCTTTACTACCGCGGCGATGCTTTCCAGTACCGCCTGCGCATCGACCGCCAGAAGGGGAGCAAGGCATGA